In Spiroplasma floricola 23-6, the DNA window AACTCTAAAATGTTTGGATTAGGTCCAGTTACATATGGAGAAATTCCAAATTCACAAGTTTCAGAAATTGATATGGGTTATCCAGGAACAATGCCTTCTGTAAATAAAGAGGGAGTTAGATTGGCTTTACTTGCATGTAACGCATTAAATATGATAATAGATCCTGTTTTAAGATTTGATAGAAAAAATTATTTCTATCCAGATTTAGTAAAAGGTTTTCAAATTACACAACAATTTTTTCCTATTGGAAAAGAAGGTAAACTTGAAATTACTTTAGAAGATGGAAGTAAAAAAGTTATTGAAATTGAAAGATTGCATATTGAAGAAGATACTGCAAAACAAACACATAAAGGTGATTTAACTTACATAGATTTTAATAGAAGTGGTGTTGGATTAGTTGAAATTGTTTCAAAACCATTCATAAGAAGTGCAAATGAAGCAGTGGAATATGTAAATAAACTTAGAGAGATTTTATTATATCTTGGTGTAAGTGATGTCAAAATGAATGAAGGCTCATTAAGATGTGATGTTAATATTTCTTTAAGACCTTATGGATATTCAAAATTTGGTCCAAAAGTGGAAATCAAAAATTTAAACTCTTTAAATAATGTTAAAAAAGCAATTGAATTTGAAATTAATAGACAATCAAAAATTTTGCTATCAGGTTATAGTGTTCAACAAGAAACAAGAAGATTTGATGAAAGTACTCAAGAAACAGTTTTAATGAGAAAAAAAGATAATGCTATTGATTATAAATATTTTAGAGAACCAAATATATTTCCAATTCAACTAAATGAAAAATGAATTAAAGAAGTTATAAATAGTTCTCCAGAGTTAGCTTCACAAAAAAGAGAAAAATATATTAAAAAATATCAACTTTCTAGTGAAGATACTAACTATATTCTTTCAGATTTATCCTTAGTTTACTTTTTTGAAGAATGTATAGAGTTAGGATCAGATGCAAAAAAAGTTGCAAACTATTTAATAACAGATATTAAATCTTTATTAAATAAAGATGGTATAGAGTTGAGTCAATCCAAACTTAAACCCAAAGATATTAGTGAAATAATTAAAATGTTAGAAGAAAACTTAATCTCTTCAAAACATGTGAAAGTAATTTTACCAATTGCTTTTGAAACTGAAAAAACTATAAAAGAAATTGTAGAAGAAAATAATTTAAAATTAATATCTGATGTAAAAGAAATAGAAAAAATGTTGAGCAAAATTATAGAACAAAATAGTTCTTTAATAAAAGAACAATATGAACAAAGACAAGAAAGAGTTGAAAAAACTCTAATGGGTCAACTTATGAAAGAAACTGGAGGAAATGTAAATCCAACAGTAGCAACAGAAATTCTTATTAAAATGATTAAGGATTATTTAAAAAAATGCTAACGTAGTTAGCATTTTTTTATTCTTCAGCTTCTTGTTCACCTCTAATTTTTAGAACTAAATCATTTACTATATTATTTTTTGCATATACTCCAAGAATATCTCCTTCTTTTAAAATTGTATATTCATCTGGAAGTAAAGTTTTACCATTTCTTTTTATTTGAATAATATTGAAGTCTTTATTAGAGCTTAAGCCAGCATCAAAAATTGATTTATCAATAACTTCTTCTTCTTTTACTGTAATACTTGTAAATACATATTCATTATCAATTGATTGAACTTCACTTTCAATGTCAAACAATGATTTTGTAGCAACCATTTTACCTGTTATAACATCAGGAATAATAACTTTATCTTCTTCTAAACCAAGAGCAAGCAAAATTCTTTTATGTCTTTCATCTCTTGCTTTAACTATAATATTTTCAACACCTAAATCTAAAAGATTTAAAACTGTTAAAATACTTGATTCCATATTTCCACCAAAACAAACAATAACTCCATCATATTGAGCAATACCATTTTTTTCTAAGGCATTTTTATTTGTAGCATCTAACACTATACCTTCAACAGATTCAAATTCATTAATATGTAAATTTAGTTTTTCTTCATCATAGTCAAATATTTTAATTAATTGTTTTTTTTCATCAAGTGTTTGAGCAACTGATAAACCAAAGTAATTTGCACCAAATATAGCAAAACTTTTTTTTCTAGCCATACGAGCACCAACTTTCTAACTCTTTAAATTATACAACTCTTTTGAGGTTTAATGTATAATTTAATGTAGATTTGAAAGAGGTAGTTTTTTGTGAAAAATTCTTTAAGCACAGAGCAAGAAAATAGTAAAAAAAATAAAAAAGCTAAAGAACCAAAAAAACAAAATGAAAAGTTTTTTTATAAATTAAAAAACTGATGACCTTTTTCTCGTGTTAGTGGAAGGATCATTATAGCATATGCACTTGCTATTATAATTGGAGGTTTTTTACTTTCAATTCCTGGAGTTGTAAAGGATTCAAATAACTATTGAAACTTTATTACTGGAATGTTTACTGCATCAAGTGCAATATCAGATACTGGTATTACAATTGTACAAACAAATACAGGATATTCATTTATTGGGCAATTATTAATTATTATTATGTGTCAAATTGGAGGTATTGGTATACTGACAATTAAAATATCACTTTTAGTTATGATTGGGAGAAAAATATCTCTGGATGATCAAAATATAGCCTCATCAGAAAGAGGTAACAATAGTTTATCAAATACAGTGGAAATGATTAAAGATGCATTTATTTTTTTAATTGGTTTAGAAATAGTTGGGTCAATTATTCTATTTTTTGGATTTTACTTTACTCCAATTGATATTAATAATTTAGATGTATCAAAAGATTCTATTACAAATGCTTATAATGATTTTGGAAAATCTCTTTGAGCAGCTATTTTTCACTCTATAAGTGCTACAAATAATGCAGGATTTGATATTGTAAGTGGAACTTCACTTGTTCCGTACAATCAAGCAGGTTCAGCTGGATATTTAATACAAGTGACTTTTTTATTTCAATGAGTTATTGGAGGTTTGGGTTATCCAACTTATCATGATATTAAGAAAAAAATTAAAGCAAGAAAACAAGGAAAAACTGTTAAATTCTCTCTATTTACTAAATTAAATTTTATAACATATATAACACTATTTATATTAGGCCCAATATTGGTTTTTTTAACTGAATGATTAACTGTAGAAAATAGTAAAATTCTATTAGATGGTGTAGAGCAAAAGTATACTAAAATGATGGATGGGGGACAAGTTGTTGAAGTAAAAAAATGAATACCAACTGGTTGAAAACCTACAAATGTTTGAATAATGGACTTAATTTTTAATGTCTCTTCTACAAGAAATGCTGGTTTTGCAACAGTTGATGTTAATAACTTTACTGCTGGAAGTAAATTCATATTATCCATTTGAATGTTTATAGGAGCTGCTCCTTCCTCAACAGCAGGAGGAATTAGAACAACTACTTTTGCAATATGTATTTTAGCTATTTTCTCAATTATAAGAAATAAAAAGTCAGTAGAAGCTTTTAAAAGAAAAATTCCAGATGAAACTGTAAAAAGATCATTTGCTGTAGTATTTATTTCATTCTTTATTGTTATTACAAGTATTTTTGTAGTTTATTTAGATAGTAATAAAATGCTATATGGAACTGACACTACTGAACATACAGAAGCAACTATTATTAAACTGATAATGTATGTATGTAGTGCTTTTGGAACGGTTGGGTTTCAACCATTTCCAAATGAACAAATAATTCAGTTGGGTGTTTTAAGCAAAATTATGCTAGTTCTTACAATGTTTATAGGACAATTAGGTATTTCAAATACATTACTTGCTTTTGTAAAACCTAAAAATAAACAGAATTATGGATATTTGGAAGAAGAAGTTACTATAGGATAAAATTATCTCAAAAAATTGAGGAATCCATTCATTTTTAACATTTATAAATGTTATATAACCAAAAAAAGTTTGACTTTTAAATTTAAAGTTGTATGATAAGGTGGTTAAGATTTTAAATCTTTTGAGGTGTCAAAATGAATATAAATGAAAATAAAAATGAGTTATCAGATGTAAAAACTGATAACGTATCTTTAAATCAAGAATGATATAAACTTTCAAATAAAAAAATATGCAATATTTTTGAAGTTAATCCTGAAACTGGATTGAGTAATAAAGAAGCTAAAAATAGATTAGAAAAATATGGTCGAAATATTCTTCCTAAAAGTAAAAAAACTAACTGATTTAAAATTTTTCTATTGAGTTTTTTAGATCCGTTAAGTTTAATTATGATTTTATCTGGATTGGTTTCTGGATTGGTTTCTATTATTTCACAAAAAATTGAAGTAGTTGATATAACAGGTTTAGTTATTATTTTAGTTATAGTTTTAACTAACTCTATTATTGCAACTATTCAAGAAGTTAAATCATTAAATCAAGTAGCACATTTAAATGAAAATAAACAAACTGCAATTGTTTTAAGAAGTTCAAAAAAAACTGAAATAGATATTGAAGAATTAGTTCCAGGTGACATAATCTTTGTAAACTCTGGAGGTTTTGTTCCTGCAGATACAAGAATTTTAGACAATCAGTTACTAAAAATTGATGAATCTGCTTTAACTGGTGAAAATGAACCTGTTAAAAAAATCTCTGATTCTATCAAAGAAAAAAATTTGATGTTGGGAGATCAAAAAAATATTGCATTTATGTCAACATTAGTTATTGAAGGAAAAATGATGGGTGTTATTTTTGGAACAGGGCAAGAATCTGAAATTGGTAAAATTGCTACAAAAATTACAGGTCATAAACCTGAAAAAACTCCACTTGAAAGAAAAGTAACTCGTTTAACAACAATAATAGGTTTAACTTCAATAGTTCTAGGACTTATATTATTCTTAATTTCTTACTTCTTGTCAGATAGAATTCATGATGTACAACCTGGTAAAGCAGATATTAAAAATCTTCTTCTTATTGCAGTTTCTTCTGCTATTTCTTTAATTCCTGAATCATTAACAATTATTGTCAAAATTTGTTTAATGGTTGCTACAAAAAAAATGGCAAGAAAAAATGTTATTATTAAAAATCCAAAATCAATTGAAACATTAGGAAATGTTAATGTTATTTGTTCAGATAAAACAGGAACATTAACACAAAACAAAATGACAGTTGATAAAATCTTTTTAGATTTTAAAGAAGATGATTATAATAACTTTGATAAAACAAAATATAATGATCTAATTAACTGTATTACTTTATGTAGTGATGCAATTGTGGAAAAAGAAAAAATTGGTAGTGCCACTGAAATCGCAACTATTGAATTTGTTAAGAAATTTAATATTAATTATAAAAGCATTAGAAAAAATAACGAAAGATTGGATGAAATTCCATTTGATTCAAAAAGAAAATTAATGACAACAGTTAATAACGTTGATGGCAGAAAAATGGTTTATGTTAAAGGTGCTGTTGATTATCTTTTAGATATTTGTACTAATAAATTAATAGATGGAAAAGTAACTCCTTTAACACAAGAAGAAAAAACCAAAATTAATGAACAATTATATAGTTTTGCTAAAAGAGGGTTAAGAGTTTTAGGTTTTTCTCAAAAAGATATAACTGAAGAAAAACAACGTTATGAAAATAATTTAACTTTCCTAGGTTGTGTAGCTATTATTGATCCACCAAGAGAAGAAGTTAAAGCATCAATTGAAGAAGCAAAATCTGGGGGAATTCGTGTAATTATGATTACAGGAGATCACAAAATTACTGCTTTTGAAATTGCTACAAGATTAGGTATTACAGATGAAAACTTTGATGGTGTTTTAACAGGACAAGATATTAATGAATTATCTAATGAACAATTAAAAGAGAGACTTCAAAGAACAAATGTTTTTGCAAGAGTTAATCCAGAGCATAAAGCACTTATTGTTGATTTACTTCAAGAAGATAACAACATTGTTGCTATGACAGGAGATGGAGTAAATGATTCACCAAGTTTAGTAAAAGCAGATGTTGGTATTTCTATGGGAATAACAGGAACTGAAGTTGCAAAAGGTGTAAGTGATGTAATATTAGCAGATGATAATTTTAAAAGTATTATTTCTGGGGTTAATTCAGGGAGAAATGTTTATGAAAAAATTAAGTACTCAATTTCTTTTTTAATTGCAGCAAATATAAGTCAAATTTTAACTTTATT includes these proteins:
- the gatB gene encoding Asp-tRNA(Asn)/Glu-tRNA(Gln) amidotransferase subunit GatB, which translates into the protein MNNFEVIIGIENHVELKTNSKMFGLGPVTYGEIPNSQVSEIDMGYPGTMPSVNKEGVRLALLACNALNMIIDPVLRFDRKNYFYPDLVKGFQITQQFFPIGKEGKLEITLEDGSKKVIEIERLHIEEDTAKQTHKGDLTYIDFNRSGVGLVEIVSKPFIRSANEAVEYVNKLREILLYLGVSDVKMNEGSLRCDVNISLRPYGYSKFGPKVEIKNLNSLNNVKKAIEFEINRQSKILLSGYSVQQETRRFDESTQETVLMRKKDNAIDYKYFREPNIFPIQLNEKWIKEVINSSPELASQKREKYIKKYQLSSEDTNYILSDLSLVYFFEECIELGSDAKKVANYLITDIKSLLNKDGIELSQSKLKPKDISEIIKMLEENLISSKHVKVILPIAFETEKTIKEIVEENNLKLISDVKEIEKMLSKIIEQNSSLIKEQYEQRQERVEKTLMGQLMKETGGNVNPTVATEILIKMIKDYLKKC
- a CDS encoding potassium channel family protein — protein: MARKKSFAIFGANYFGLSVAQTLDEKKQLIKIFDYDEEKLNLHINEFESVEGIVLDATNKNALEKNGIAQYDGVIVCFGGNMESSILTVLNLLDLGVENIIVKARDERHKRILLALGLEEDKVIIPDVITGKMVATKSLFDIESEVQSIDNEYVFTSITVKEEEVIDKSIFDAGLSSNKDFNIIQIKRNGKTLLPDEYTILKEGDILGVYAKNNIVNDLVLKIRGEQEAEE
- a CDS encoding TrkH family potassium uptake protein — protein: MKNSLSTEQENSKKNKKAKEPKKQNEKFFYKLKNWWPFSRVSGRIIIAYALAIIIGGFLLSIPGVVKDSNNYWNFITGMFTASSAISDTGITIVQTNTGYSFIGQLLIIIMCQIGGIGILTIKISLLVMIGRKISLDDQNIASSERGNNSLSNTVEMIKDAFIFLIGLEIVGSIILFFGFYFTPIDINNLDVSKDSITNAYNDFGKSLWAAIFHSISATNNAGFDIVSGTSLVPYNQAGSAGYLIQVTFLFQWVIGGLGYPTYHDIKKKIKARKQGKTVKFSLFTKLNFITYITLFILGPILVFLTEWLTVENSKILLDGVEQKYTKMMDGGQVVEVKKWIPTGWKPTNVWIMDLIFNVSSTRNAGFATVDVNNFTAGSKFILSIWMFIGAAPSSTAGGIRTTTFAICILAIFSIIRNKKSVEAFKRKIPDETVKRSFAVVFISFFIVITSIFVVYLDSNKMLYGTDTTEHTEATIIKLIMYVCSAFGTVGFQPFPNEQIIQLGVLSKIMLVLTMFIGQLGISNTLLAFVKPKNKQNYGYLEEEVTIG
- a CDS encoding cation-translocating P-type ATPase — protein: MNINENKNELSDVKTDNVSLNQEWYKLSNKKICNIFEVNPETGLSNKEAKNRLEKYGRNILPKSKKTNWFKIFLLSFLDPLSLIMILSGLVSGLVSIISQKIEVVDITGLVIILVIVLTNSIIATIQEVKSLNQVAHLNENKQTAIVLRSSKKTEIDIEELVPGDIIFVNSGGFVPADTRILDNQLLKIDESALTGENEPVKKISDSIKEKNLMLGDQKNIAFMSTLVIEGKMMGVIFGTGQESEIGKIATKITGHKPEKTPLERKVTRLTTIIGLTSIVLGLILFLISYFLSDRIHDVQPGKADIKNLLLIAVSSAISLIPESLTIIVKICLMVATKKMARKNVIIKNPKSIETLGNVNVICSDKTGTLTQNKMTVDKIFLDFKEDDYNNFDKTKYNDLINCITLCSDAIVEKEKIGSATEIATIEFVKKFNINYKSIRKNNERLDEIPFDSKRKLMTTVNNVDGRKMVYVKGAVDYLLDICTNKLIDGKVTPLTQEEKTKINEQLYSFAKRGLRVLGFSQKDITEEKQRYENNLTFLGCVAIIDPPREEVKASIEEAKSGGIRVIMITGDHKITAFEIATRLGITDENFDGVLTGQDINELSNEQLKERLQRTNVFARVNPEHKALIVDLLQEDNNIVAMTGDGVNDSPSLVKADVGISMGITGTEVAKGVSDVILADDNFKSIISGVNSGRNVYEKIKYSISFLIAANISQILTLLLILAINQDIALNSVNILFHIFIIETIVAVPIGMQKERRGVMKNPPPTHKKESLLKGIRSQIIITTLFNTLFAVLNYEIAVWWFNDDFQTAAKFGKTGVYIAIMFSPIFYSILYNNFFLPIKSTRQNKDVDKYRPNKWLLILMLVAFVFTTLTLIPIEKVNTFFDFTTVGLNPWLALIFFINSLLPTVCIYGTYKLLLKLI